GTGAAACCCTGCACCAGCGGGGCGATGGAACGGGTCATGTTGCGCGTGTTGACGACCAGGATCACCGGCGCTCCCAGCTGCCGGGCCAGGTCGGAGGTGCTGCCTTTACCCTCCACATCGATGCTGTCGAACAGGCCCATGTTGCCCTCGATGACGGCGATGCCGGCGTTGGCGCCGTTACGGCTGACCGACCGGGCGATCTCTTCATCCCCCATCATGAACAGGTCCAGGTTGCGGCATTCGCGGCCGGCGGCGGCGGAAAGCCACATCGGGTCGATGAAATCCGGGCCTTTTTTGAATGGTTGTACCGCCATACCGGCGCCGCTGAGCGCCGCGCAGAGGCCGATGCTCACAGTGGTCTTGCCGGAGCTGCGATGGGGGGCGGAGATGACTATTCTGGGAAGCTTCATTATGTGCCTATTCTTGCACGGTGCGGGTGACTAGCCAAATCGGGAACGAGCCAGCGGCTGAGTCGCCAGGCGCATGCGAGTTGAACAGCAGCGCCACAAAGCTTGACCTGCACGGAAGACCGTCAGTGGCCGCGCAGCTTCACCAGCACCGAATCGAGATCCTGCGGCAGCGGTGAGCTGACGTCGACGGTGACGCCGGTGTCAGGATGGGTGAAACGGAGCCTGGCCGAGTGCAGGAACTGGCGGCCGACGCCCAGCTCGTCCTTGCGGCGGCCATAGACCTTGTCGCCAGCAACCGGATGGCCGATCGCCGCCAGGTGAACGCGGATCTGGTGGGTCCGGCCGGTCTCGAGCCTGACTTCGAGCAGGGAATAGCCGGCAGCGCCCTTGCGTGGGGCTGCCACGGCCCGGCCGGCGGCGGCTGTCGTACCGGCGGGCGCTCCGCCCCAGCTCTCCAGCACCCGGAAATGGGTCACGGCGTCGCGGCCGCCCTTTTTGGTGACTGCCATCTGCTGCCGCTCGCGGGCGTCACGCCCCAGCGGCGCCTCGATGGTTCCCTCCCTGGTCTCGAATAATCCGTGGACGAGACAGAGATAGGTGCGTTCGATCTTGTGACGGGAAAGGGCTTCGGTAAGGGCACGATGGGTCTCCTCGTCGCGGGCGACGATCAGCAGGCCTGAAGTATCCTTGTCGAGTCGGTGGACGATGCCGGGGCGATGCGGGTGCTCGCCGCCGGCGATCTGGCGGCCCAGCAGGCCATGGACCAGGGTGCCGGTGTTATGGCCTTTGGCCGGATGGGTGACTATGCCGGCGGGTTTGTCGACCACCAGCAGGTTCTCATCCTCGTAGGGGATGTCGAGATCCATGTCTTCCGGCTCCAGGTCCATAGGTTCTGAAGGAGCCAGGAAGACCTCGACCTGCTCGCCGGCGGAGACCTTGAAATTCTTGCTGCGCTCCTGGCCGTTCACCGAGACCATCCCGGCGGCGATCAGTTTCTGGGCGGCGGCGCGGGAGCCGATCTCCGGGGCGGCGGCGACCAGCCGGTCGAGGCGCTCGCCGGCGTCTGCCGGCGCTACCTCGATAGTGAACGGTTTTTCAGGATCGCCGGGCGTCATACCGAAGCCCCTTTTTCATCCGCGGCCCGGCTTTCGCCCGCCCCTTTTCCCTCTGCGGCATCATTTCCCCGGGCATCGATCCCATGAGGCTCGCTTAGCAGCCGCCAGGCCAGCAGGCCGACGCCGATGACGATGTAGGAATCCGCCAGGTTGAACGCGGGCCAGAACTGGAAGTGGAGGAAATCGGTGACACTGCCATTGAGGGCCCGGTCGATGAGATTGCCGGCGCTGCCCGCCACCAGCAGGGCCATGGGCCAAGCCAAGCGGGTGTTATTGCTCGAATAGATGGCAGCGCCCACCAGCAGCATCACGATAACGGAACCTACTGCCAGGATTGTCGCAGAGTGACCGTCCATCATGCCGAACGCTATGCCGCTGTTCTGGATATGCTCCAGCCGGAAGAACGGCAGGATCGTGATCAGGTTATGGGGGTCCAGCCAAAGGCGCACCAGGTACTTGGACAGCTGATCCACGGCCAGCAGGAACAGTATCAGCAACAGGAGTTTGAACTGGGGGCGGCGCAAGGAACTTATCTTTTATCGTGCCGCCGCTGGCAGTCGACGCACATGGAGGCATAGGGAAGTGCCTCGAGTCTTTCCTTGGGAATCTCTTTGCCGCAGGATTTGCAGATGCCGTAGGTGCCACCCTTGATGGCGGCGATGGCGTCATCCACCCGCTCCAGCAGCAGCCGGACGTTCTCCTCGAGAGACATGTCCAGCTCACGGCCGACAGCCAGCGAGGCTATTTCGGCGATACGGTCGTC
Above is a window of Actinomycetota bacterium DNA encoding:
- a CDS encoding RluA family pseudouridine synthase → MTPGDPEKPFTIEVAPADAGERLDRLVAAAPEIGSRAAAQKLIAAGMVSVNGQERSKNFKVSAGEQVEVFLAPSEPMDLEPEDMDLDIPYEDENLLVVDKPAGIVTHPAKGHNTGTLVHGLLGRQIAGGEHPHRPGIVHRLDKDTSGLLIVARDEETHRALTEALSRHKIERTYLCLVHGLFETREGTIEAPLGRDARERQQMAVTKKGGRDAVTHFRVLESWGGAPAGTTAAAGRAVAAPRKGAAGYSLLEVRLETGRTHQIRVHLAAIGHPVAGDKVYGRRKDELGVGRQFLHSARLRFTHPDTGVTVDVSSPLPQDLDSVLVKLRGH
- the lspA gene encoding signal peptidase II, with amino-acid sequence MRRPQFKLLLLILFLLAVDQLSKYLVRLWLDPHNLITILPFFRLEHIQNSGIAFGMMDGHSATILAVGSVIVMLLVGAAIYSSNNTRLAWPMALLVAGSAGNLIDRALNGSVTDFLHFQFWPAFNLADSYIVIGVGLLAWRLLSEPHGIDARGNDAAEGKGAGESRAADEKGASV
- a CDS encoding TraR/DksA C4-type zinc finger protein — encoded protein: MTDLISKKQVEKLESIRDKLSHDLERLEQDMETTQRELSEQSSNDDRIAEIASLAVGRELDMSLEENVRLLLERVDDAIAAIKGGTYGICKSCGKEIPKERLEALPYASMCVDCQRRHDKR